GTATTTTATAGAGTAAATCTTTTTCGGTTTGAGCTGTTTTTTCTTCTTCGGTAAGCTCTCTTTGGTGCTCTTCAATTTCAATACCGTATTTTTTTGCGGCAAATCTGAGGGCTTCGGGATAGCTGAAATTCTCTATCTCCATTAAAAAAGAAATGGCAGTACCTCCTTTTCCAGAGGAAAAATCCTTCCAAATTTGCTTGGAAGGAGACACAATAAAACTAGGTGTTTTTTCATCTACAAAAGGGCTGAGTCCTTTATAATTAGACCCAGCTCTTTTGAGTTGAACATATTCACCCACAATTTCTTCCACTCGTATGGCGGAAAAAATTTTGTCTATCGTCTCTTTAGTTATCAAATTTTTATGATGAAATTAGATGCTATCTTGCTTCTTATCTTTTCCGAAAAACATTTTAATAATTACAGGTGCTGTTGTAATGACTACAATAAACAGTATTATTATTTCTAAATGTCTTTTTAAATCTATATCAAACTGGTCCAAAAATAATTTATCCAAATAATGCCCTGCAAAAATAAGTGAAAATGACCACGCAATAGCTCCAATGATGTTGTAAAGCATAAATTTACCTTTCTCCATTCCCACAATACCAGCTACAATAGGTGCAAAAGTTCTCACGATGGGTAAAAATCTAGCTGCTATAATGGCTATTCTACCGTGTTCTTCATAAAAATCGTGAGCTTTAAAAAGATATTTTTTCTTGAAAAGGAAAGAATCTGGTCTTTCGTATAAAGTAGGTCCACTTTTTCTACCAAACCAATAGCCAACCATATTTCCTAAAATAGCAGCAATGGCAATGGCACTAGCCAGTATAACGGTGCTTAAGAAATCACTTTTAATGATGCCAAAAGTTTCCGTAATCATAGGAACGGCATAGATACCAGAGATGAAAAGTAAACTATCTCCTGGTAAGAAAAAGCCTACAAAAAGTCCTGTTTCTGCAAATATGATAAATAACACTAACCAAAATCCTCCCATTTTGATATAAAACTCAGGATTTAGGAGGTCTTTCCAACTTTCAAAATGATCCATACTTATTTTTTACTTGATGCACAAAAATACTTAATTAAATTCTTTTTAGTCCTATCTATAAAGAGATTTAACAAATTTTATAATTCTAAATCGTTATCGGTAGCGGCTGTGCCGTCTGCCATAAGGTAGGCTTTTAGAAAAGGCGTGATTTCTCCATTCATTACAGCGTCTACATCAGAAGTCTCGTGTCCTGACCTTACATCTTTTACCAATTTATAAGGGTGCATTACATAGTTTCTGATTTGGCTGCCCCATTCTATTTTCATTTTATTGGCTTCTATTTCGTTTCTAGCTTTCATTCGCTCTTCAAGTTCTATCTCGTAAAGCCTAGACTTGAGGAGTTGTAAAGCTTTTTCTTTATTTTGTAACTGAGATCGACTTTCGGAGTTTTCTATGATAATTCCCGTTGGAGCGTGTCTTAGTCTTACGGCAGTTTCTACTTTATTTACATTCTGTCCACCTGCTCCAGAGGCTCTCATGGTTTCAAAGCTAATATCGGCTGGGTTGATGTTAATTTCTATTGAATCATCTACTAGAGGATAAACATATACTGATACAAAGCTAGTGTGTCTTTTAGCATTACTATCAAATGGAGAAATTCTTACCAAACGATGCACTCCATTTTCTCCTTTAAGATATCCAAAAGCATATTCTCCTTCTATTTCTAATGTTACGGTTTTTACACCAGCCACATCACCTTCTTGGAAGTTGAGTTCCTTTACTTTGTATCCGTTTTTATCTGCCCACATTAGATACATTCTCATCAGCATACTTGCCCAATCGCAAGACTCTGTGCCACCCGCTCCAGCTGTAATTTGGAGTACAGCAGAAAGTTCGTCGCCTTCGTTTGAAAGCATATTTTTAAACTCTAAATTTTCTACTTTTTCTAGTAGAGTAGGGTAGGTGGTTTCTAGTTCTTGTGCACTGTCGGGGTCTTCTTTAGCGAACTCAAGTAAAACTTGTAAATCTTCCAATCCTGTATGGATTTCTTCGTAATCTTCCACCCATTTTTTTTTAGACCTAAGTTGTTTCAAAAAAACTTCTGCTTCTTTTGGATTGTCCCAAAATTCTGGAGCAGCAGTTTTTTCGTCATCATTGGTAATTTCTAACTTTTTTTTATCAATTTGAAGATATTTATGAAGGTCTGATACTCTTTGATTGATGTTTTTTACTTGCTCTAATGTAACCACTTTTACGAAAATTTCCACAAAAATAACGAAAATCCGTTAAATCAAAATAGGCTTTAATAAAACCTTAGAATCAACCTGATTTTCTTTTCTATGAATATTGCAAGTGGTATTTCTTTTAAGATTAAAAGAATACTTAAACAGATATAGACATAGACTTACGTTATTTTCTGATTTTAAATCGTTTTGATATAAACATAATGGCTACTCCGGCTATCATAAATGGGATAGATAAAATTTGACCTGTGTTAAGCCCTGCAAACTGAATAAACTCGTCACCTTGTGGTTCTTTCCAAAATTCTACAGTAAATCTTATTGCCCACAATAGAGCCAAAAATAAACCGAATAACCACCCTTGTTGATATTTCTTTTGGGTTTTAAAATATAAGAAAATGAGCAACATAAATAGACATAGGTAGCCGAAAGACTCGAATAATTGTGTAGGGTATCTAGGGACAATTGCACCGTATTCCATACTTTGTTGAGGGAATAATACTGCAAAAGAAGAACCTTCTGGAGCTGGTTTTCCGATGATTTCTGAATTGAAAAAGTTTCCTATCCTAATGAAAACACCAGCTAAGGCAATTACAATACCTAGTCTATCATATACCCAAAACGGATTTTTTTTGATGATTTTTAAACTATAATAGAGCGTGGTAAGTATAAGTGCAATGGCAGCTCCGTGGCTTGCAAGTCCAGAAAAACCTGTAAAGGCAAAGCTAGGCTGTGTACGAATAGGCAGAAAAACTGACCAAAAATCTTCCTTAAAAAGTTCAGGTTGATAAAAAATAACATGTCCTAACCTCGCCCCAAAGATAGTACCGACTAAAGTCCATGTGAATAGAGGTTCTAAATATTTTTCATCTACACCATCTATTTTGAAAAACTTTTTCATAATTAAAAAGCCTAAGCCGAATGCTAAAACAAACATTAGACTGTAATAGTGAATAGTGAAAAAATTGCCTAATTCTATTCCTTTAGATGGGTCCCATGTGGTGTATAAAAATTGTGTCATTATGCTTTTAGTTTATTTTGTGTTTCTTTTCAGGTACAGGGTCATAGCCACTTCCTCCCCACGGATGGCATCGCCCAATTCTTTTTATGCCTAGCCAGAATCCATTTAGCAGTCCGTGTTTTCTTAGAGCTTGTAGCATATAATGTGAACAGGTGGGCTGATAGCGACAATTATTTCCCAACCAAGGAGAAATGGCATTTTGGTAAAACTTGATGAGAATTACCAAAGGGAAAATCAATATGTTATTAAAATTTACTTTCAAAACATTGCAAAAATAGACTAAAAAAATGAAAATTAGTTTAATTTTGTTTCTAGTTTAAATAATTTTAATACCTCATACTTTGAATTCAAATATCCCTTTAGCAGAGAAATTACGCCCCAAAACTTTAGATGAAATGCTTGGGCAAGAGCATCTTACAGGTAAAGACGGGACTATAAGAAAAATGTTGGATACCGACCGACTTAATTCTCTGATTTTATGGGGACCTCCAGGAACGGGTAAAACTACCTTAGCAGAAATTCTTTCGGAGCAATCGGGACGAAAATTTTTTAAACTTTCTGCGGTTTCTAGTGGGGTAAAAGAGGTAAGAGAAGTGATAGACGATGCCAAGAAACAACACTTATTTTCTGGTAAATCTCCTATTTTGTTTATAGATGAAATTCATAGATTTAATAAATCACAACAAGATTCTTTGCTTCACGCTGTGGAAAAAGGTTGGGTAGTTTTGATAGGAGCAACGACTGAAAATCCTAGTTTTGAAGTGGTTTCGGCATTATTATCTCGCTCCCAAGTTTATGTTTTGAAACCATTGAGTTACGAAAAATTGGAAGAATTGGCTACCATTGCGGTCGCTCGTTTCAATCAAGATGAAAATACAGATTTTGTTATCGAAGATAATCAAGGGTTTATACAATATTCGGGTGGTGATGCTAGAAAACTCATCAATTCGGTAGAGTGGGTGCTTAATCAGTTTAAAGGCTCTAGACAAAATCAGTTATCTAGTGAGGCTATTTTGAAAATTTTACAAGAAACCGTACCTGTTTATGATAAAAATGGAGAACAACATTATGATGTAATTTCAGCTTTTATAAAATCTATTAGAGGGAGTGATGTTAATGCTGCTTTGTATTGGTTAGGGAGAATGCTCGTAGGAGGTGAAGATATTAAATTTATTGCAAGGCGGCTTTTGATATTGGCGGCAGAAGATATAGGTTTGGCTAACCCTAACGCTCTCACGATGGCTAACAGTTGTTTTCAATCGGTTAATGTTATAGGTTATCCCGAATCTCGTATTATCCTTAGCGAATGTGTGATTTATTTAGCGGCCTCACCTAAGAGTAATTCAGCGTATCAAGCTATCAATGAGGCGATGGCGTTGGCGAAAAAAACAGCTCATTTGCCTGTGCCGTTGCACCTAAGAAATGCACCTACAAAACTGATGAAAGAGCTAGATTATGGTAAAGATTACCGTTACGCTCACGTTTATGAGGGAAATTTTGTGCCACAAGAATTTCTTCCTGAAGAATTATCAGGAGTTTCTTTTTATCGTTCAGGAGATAATGCTACCGAAAGAAAAATAAAAGAACAAATTTCTAAAAAGTGGGGTGATAAATATTAGAGTTCGCCCTTACCTTGTCTAATGATTTCTGCAACGCCAGAAGTTAAATCTACAATAGTAGAAGCCACATTATCACCATAGCCTGAATCAATTACAATATCTACCAAGTGGTCGTATTTTTCAGCAATCAATTCTGGGTCTGTAGAATATTCTATAATTTCATCATCATCTTTTATAGAGGTTGAAGCAATAGGACGACCTAATTTTTCTACAATAAGTTGCGGAATAGGGTGATCAGGCACTCTAATACCAACGGTTTTATGACCTTTATAAGCAAGAGGTAAATTCTTATTAGCTTCTAGAATAAAGGTAAACGGTCCTGGAATATGACTTTTTAATAATCTAAAAACAGAATTGTCAATAGGTTTGGTGAAAGATGAAAGATGACTTAAATCGTTACAAATAATAGAAAAATGAGCTTTCTCTAGTTTTGTTTTCTTTAGAGAAGCTAGTTTTTCCATAGCTTTGATGTTATTGATGTCGCACCCCAAGGCGTAAACAGTATCAGAAGGATAGATAATAAGTCCCCCATTATCTAAGGTTTTTATCACTTCTTTTATAAGGTTTTCCTGAGGATTTTCAGGGTAAATTTTAATGACCTTCGCCATGGTTTTCTTCTTGTTTTCGTTTTAGTTCTTCGTCGTATTCGTGGAGAATATTATGCTCTGGAGTTTGCTCTATGGCTTCCATTATTTTTTGTAAAATCTCTTGTGCAGATTCGTTTTCATAATCAATATCAAGAGCGGGTTTAAATTCCATAGTTGGTTCTACACCTGTTACTTTAATTTTAAGACCTTTTTTATCGAAAGCTCTTCTAAATCCATTGATTTTGATAGGTATCACAATAGGGCGTTGTTGTTTTACCAATTTGGCAGTTCCTTTTCTTCCTTGTGCAAATGCCGAAGTAGTACCTTGTGGGAAGGTAATTACCCAGCCATTATCTAAGGCTTTAATGATGTTTTCCACCTCGCTCATATCCACCATACGGTTAACATTTTTGCCTTCGGCACGCCAAGTCCTTTTTACTGTTACTGCACCTGCAAGTTTGAAAATTCGGGCAAGGATACCTTTGTTCATTGTTTCTTCTGCAGCTACATAGTAGAAATCTACTTTAGGATTAAGGAGGTAAACAGGATTTTTTATCGTGTTATGATAACCGTTATTTACGGCACAAAAGGCATGATACATAGCTGCCACATCAGCAAAATAGGTCTGATGGTTAGATACAAACAAAACATTTCTTTCAGGTAAATCTACCAAATGTTCAGTACCTGATATTTTAAGTTTATTAAATCCGTTGAACCTTCTGTAAGATATTAGTCCTAAAATGAAAATAATAAATCTTTTAAGAAAGTATAAATTCCCGAATGAATCGGTAAATATTGTTTTTTTTGCCATTGGTTACGCCTATGTTTAGCGTGCAAATTTACATATTTTTTAACAACTGGCTAAACTCGTACAAAATCATAGAAGTAGCACCCCAAATATTGTGGTTTTTATATTGTATTACAGGGACTTCTGTGTTTTTGTTAAGCGATATTTTAGAGGGATGTTCTGGCAGTTCTAAAAGTAAGGATAAAGGTAATTCTATCAACTCTTGAGCTTCAGACTCTTGCAATGTGAATTTTGGATTTTTTTTAGTGTACGAAACATAAGTATGAACATAAAAATTACTAGGTGGAATGTATAATGGGCTTAAACTTCGTATCAATCTCAGGTAAGGCCGAATAATGCCTAGTTCCTCTGTAGTTTCACGCAGAGCGGTGTGGGCAAATGTTTCATCGGAAATTTCTTTTTTTCCTCCAGGTAAAGAGATTTGTCCACTATGTTTGTCATTAACATTGGCCGTTCTCACCATAAGTGGGATATGCCATTGGTTACCTTTAAGGTAGAGTAAAATATTAACAGCAGCTAACTTTGGTTTTTTAGCGAGTATTTCATCATAAGAGTAGAGAGGTCTTTGGGGAGGAGCGTAGACTTTATGAGCATTCTCTCCTTCCAAAGGAGCGATTTTAATTCGTTTAATTAAATCTCTACCAAGTTTCATTTTTTAATCCATTTTCTGTTTTAAAAAAACTTTTAAATCTTTATTAGAACCATAAATTACTAGTATATCGTTGGCTTCTAGTAGAGTATCCGTAGCTGCCACACCTAGTACTTTGTTTTCTGTTTTGGTTTTGCCTAGAAGGCTTTTAACTTCTACTTTCCTTATAATGGTAAGAACGGCTAAGTTGTATTTTTGGCGGAAATCTATCTCACGAATGGTCTTTCCAATATATTCCTCTGGTACTTTCGCTTCTATGATACTGTACTCTTGATTTAGTTCAAAAGAATCTACAACATTGCTTAGACATAGTTTTTTTGCCCATCTTTCAGCTGTTTCTTCTTCTGGGTGTACTATTTCATCAACGCCAATGGCTTGTAATACTTTTTCGTGCAGAGGATTGATGGCACGGCTGATGAGGCGTTTTACTTGTAAGTTTTTAAGTAGAGCAGTAGTCATCACATTAGCACCTTGGTCTTCGCCAATGGCAACCACGAAAATATCTGTCTCTTTGATGGGAAGTCCCGAAACGGTAAATTCATCGGTAGAATCCATACAGATGGTATGCGATATTTTTTCTTTATAGGCATCTACTTTGGCGGCACTATTATCTATCCCGATAACTTCGTTGCCTTGAGCCGTTAGTTTTTGAGCTAAAGAAGCTCCAAAGTTTCCTAATCCTACTATAATATATTTCATTTTGCTTTTAATTTATGGTTATTTCTTCTTTTGGATAGCTGTAATTTTTATACTTAGATTTTTTAACGATAGCAATGGCTAAAGATAACATACTGATACGCCCCACAAACATAATGCCTATGAGTACCATTTTAGAGGCTTCACTTAGAGAGGCGGTAATGCCTAAGCTTAGTCCTACGGTACTATAAGCAGAGAAACATTCAAAAGAAATATCTAGAAGGTTTTTGTCTGGGTCAAAAAAAGTAATGAGCATCACGCCCAACCCTATCGCCATAAGAGATAAAGTCATAATAGCAAAGGCTCTTCGTATAGAAATATCAGCGATTTCTCTTCGGAAAATTTCTACTTTAGATTTGCCTTTGGCAAGGCTTAACACATTGAGGAACGCTATGGCAAAAGTATTTGTTTTAATACCACCACCGGTAGATTGTGGCGAAGCTCCTACCCACATAAGTAAAAATATAACCATAATGGTAGGGAAGGACATAGAAGCGTTGTTAATGGTGTTAAAACCAGCCGTTCTAGGCGTAGTAGCACCAAATAAAGCAGTTACAAACTTTCCAAAACCTTCGTGTTCTGCTAAAGTGTTGTGATATTCTAAAATGTAAAAAATAATAGTACCAACTATCGTGAGAGATACGGTGGTTACCAAAGTAATGCGGCTATCTAAGGTTAATACCCAAGGTCTGTATCTTCTTTTTTGTTCGGAGAATGGGCTTATATGGGCGATTTTGTATTTAATATAATTGATGATATTCACTACGATAGGGAAGCCTAAACCTCCGAAAACAAAAGTGAAAATAACAACTAAATGTAGATAATAGTTGTATTTGTAAGCACTATCATAAAGATTAGCATCTAGAGTAGAAAACCCTGCATTACAAAAGGCAGATACAGAATGGAAAATAGAAAAAAAGATGTGCTGAAATTCCGAGGTGAACAGAGTGGAGTTGACGCTGGTATATATCAAAATTCCAGAGAAAAGTTCTATTCCAAAAGTAATAAGAATAATGTTTTTTAGGGTAGAGAATACATCGCCGAGTTTTTTTGAACTCGTCATATCGCTTAGAGCCAATTGGTTTTCGTAAGAGGTGCCACCTTTGAAAAAGTAACTGAAATAACTTGCGAAAGTTAAAATCCCTAAACCTCCAATCTGAATTAAAATAATAATGATAAGTTTACCAAAAGTTGTAAAATCACTACCCGTATTCAGTACCGATAAGCCCGTAACACAAACCGCACTAGTAGAGGTAAACAAAGCATCTAAAAACGAAATCCCGTGTGTGGTAGCTTTGGGGAGCGTGAGCAGAAAAGCTCCCATTAGTATAATCACAATAAAACTACTGATGAATAATTGGGCTGGATTGAGTATCGTCCTTTTAAAATTGATTTTCAAATCCGAAAACTCTCTTATAAAAGTAAATACCACTGCCATAATAACCCAATATCTACTTTCAAAAAAACGGTCTAGGCTACCGTACAATGGGCTTAAAAAATGAAAGTAGAAAATAACCACCGTAAATATTACTGTAGCTAAATCAAAAATAAAGGCTTTCCGATTAACAGAAGTTCTTTTCTCATAATATCTGGCAGCAGTGGAGATGAGTCCTATGGCAATAGCGAAGTGGTAGTAGCCATCAAACATCATTCTAGAATCTTTAGATTGGTTAAAACCAAAATCGCCAAAGAAAGCAACAATCCCTAGGGTGCTGATGATAAAGGAAAATATATAGAGAAGTTTAAAGTTAATAATCATTATTAAAAATTTATTTCAAAATACCTCTTATTCTGTTGGCATTTTTGATGAGTTCTTCTAGGAAATCATAATTTTCTTTCTCTAATGCGGCTTTAAATTTTCTTAATTGAGAAATATGCTCATTAAGTACATCTAGTACATTCTCTTTATTTTGTTTAAAGATAGGAACCCACATTTCGGGGTGAGATTTTGCTAACCTTACCGTGCTAGAAAATCCCGAACTGGCTAACTGGAAAATAGTATCTTCTTCCTTCTCTTTTTCTAAAACCGTATTGGCTAGAGCATAAGAGGTAATGTGTGAAATGTGCGAAATATAAGCCGTGTGTATATCGTGCTGTTCGGAAGTCATTTCCACGAGGTTCATTTCCAAAAGTTGGTAAACTTCGGATACCTTTTCCACAGCGTCTTTTGCAGAATCTTCAGCATCGCAAAGGACAGCTACTCTGCCAGAAAAAGACTCTAGTTGAGCCGATTGAGGTCCACTATTTTCCGTTCCCCACATAGGGTGAGAAGCTACGAAACGATTTCTATTTCTATGATTTTTGATAGCATTTACAATCCCTAACTTTGTAGAACCAGTATCCATCACAGTTTGGTGTTGGTCTAGTAAATCTAATACTTTAGGCAGTACCTTTTGAGTGGCATCTACAGGAATTGCTATAATAATGAGGTCAGATTTTTTTACGGTATTCTCTAAATCATCAGCTTCATCTATAATGCCTAATGCTAAGGCTTCATTGAGGTGGTTTGTGGAGTTATCTGTACCACATATTTTTATTGAGGTATTTTTACTTTTCAGCTTTAAAGCCATTGAACCACCAATTAACCCAACGCCAATTAGTCCTACAACCATTATTTTAAAGATTTAAGATTAAAGAAACGAGCTTCTTTCTCACATTTTTCAAAGCTGATTTCGTACATCGGATTTTTCTTTGGATAGTATAACAGGTAAGAAGGGCAAGGCTTTTTTTGAGCATTACTCTTTTGGAAATCTATTTCACCGTGGGTAATAAGGCTATCTTTTAAAAAACTTTCAGTAATGTTTAGGCTTTGCATCTGTGTTTTAAACTCCTCGGAATAGCTGAACTCTTTAGATAGTGTTTCTGCAATTACACGGCTGTTAGGAAGGTAGCCACTGCAACTAACTCCTTTCTGATTAAGAACAAAAAATACAATAATAAACCCTGGGATAAGCCCTATTAAATAAAATTTGAGTTTTCTCATTAGAAGGTTAATAAATTTATATCGTGATAGTTTAATCCAAATTTTTCACAAATAATTTTCTTTGTATGTCTGCCTTTGTACATGTATATAGAATCTTTGCTGCTGGTATTTTTTAGAAGCATAGTTTCTAATCCTCCTTCATGGTCAGATTGTAATAAGTAACTTAGGAAGAAGTTGCTAATAGCTTTAGTTGTAGTTCTAGGCGTTTTAGAAGTCAGGTTTGGAATTCCAGAGTGAACCACCTCGTGTTTTATAATTGTAGGATTTTCTTGGGTGGTAAGTTCTGCCGTTTCAATAGACTTTCCGTAATCAATAGTAAGGTCAATAATTACGCTGCCTTTTTTCATGAGCTGTACCATCTCTTCCGTTACAACAGGAGGAAGGTTGTGTCTTTGCAAAGCACCTATTACAATATCGGCTCTTCTGAGGCTTTTCGTTAGTTCTTTAGGGTCTATAATTGAGGTAGAAACCCTATTGTTTATAAAATTATGTAATCTTCTTAATTTGGCTAAAGAATTATCAAAAACCCTAACATTAGCACCTAGACCAATAGCTGTTTTTGTAGCAAACTCGCCCACAATACCTGCCCCTAAAACCACTACTTCGGTAGGTCTTACACCTGTAATACCGCCAAGCATTAAGCCGTTAGACTGAGCTAAAAGTTCTGAAGCATAAAGGATAGAAACATTACCTGCAATCTCTCCAATAAGCCTTACTAAAGCTAATTGTTGATATTCATCTTTAATAAATTCAAAAGCAATAGCAGTGATTTTTCTTTCGGCTAATTTTTTAAAATAATGAGGCGTCTGAAGATTAACTTGTAGTGCTGAAATTAAAAAAGATGAAGGCTTTAAATAATCAATCTCTTCCTCTGTAGGTGGGTTTATCTTTAGTATAAGTTGCTGTCCAAAAGCTTCTTTAGGGTCGTTAGTGATGATAGCTCCAGCTTCGGAGTATTGTAAATCTGTAAAAAATGAACCTTTTCCTGCTCCACTTTCTACGACTACTTGGTGACCACTCTGTGTGAGAACTTGTACTGCATCAGGAGTTAGGCAGAGTCTTTTTTCGTTTAGGCAAGTTTCTTTAGGAACACCGATAAAAAGTCTTTGTCCTTTTTTTATAATTTCTAATCTTTCTTCTTTTGGTAGAAGCTGCTCTTCTTTAAACGGAGTAAATATAGTGCTACTCATAGTTATTAGGGATTATTCAGTATATGAAAAATATAAGCAAATATAAGAATCATTTAAACACAATATGCCTTTCTCCGTCTATATTTTCTATTTTCATTTCGTGGTAGTGGAGTCCCTCAAGTTCAGTTTCGTAGATTTCTGGCCATTCTATAATAGACAAAAACCCTGTTTCCAGATATTCTTCAATACCGATGTCAAAGGCTTCATCGGCAGATTTCATTCGATATAAATCAAAGTGATAAATGTTGCCTTTCGGGCAAGCATACTCATTCACAATAGCATAAGTAGGAGAAGAAACCTCATCGGTACTGCCAAGTGCCTTTAGTAAAAATTGAGTGAAAGAAGTTTTACCAACCCCCAAGTTACCCTTCAATAAAAGGATAGGGTGTTTCAGTTGAGGCAAAATCTGGCGGATAACTTCCTGCCACTCTTCTATGGTAGAGATTGTAAATTCCATTTTTTTAGGGAGCAAAGTTAAGCTATATTTATGAAATTAAATAAAAAACAGGGAGATTATGGGGGGAGGAGCTAGGGGATTTTTCTGATTCGTGACAGGATTAAAACTAAAAATAAAGCAAGACAATAGTAACGAGGTAGCATTTGATAATTATTTTAAGTTTATTTCTTACAGATTTACAGAAAAATTTTTATCTTTAACGCAACTAATAAGCAGATAACCAATACTTCAATATAAAAATAAAGTCTAACCGAGCAGATACAGAAACCAACTAGGCAGATATAGAAACTAACCAGGTAGAAATAGAAACCAACGATGGATAATTCAAAAAACAGATAGAAAAATTATAAAATCATTAAAAATAGAAGAATATGAGCAAGTATATCAGCGAACAGAAGAGTTTACAAAACATTGGTATTTTATTTAACAATCTCACAGAAGGCACTCCTCTTGCCACCGAATTGGCGGAATATGGCTACACCAAAGATGAAATAGAAAAAGGAAAAGCCCTTTACACACAAGCCTAAAATCTCTACCAAACTAACATTAGAGAGGGGCAGGAAGAAACCCAAGCCTACGCCAACTTTAAGCAAGAGCTAGACCTACTTAATGCAACCTATGCTACCGACCGAAAGAAGGCACGCATCATCTACAAAGAAAACCCAGAGGTGCTGAATAACTTACGTCTTAAAGGGCGTCCGCCTTATGCCCTTGCCTCTTTGCTAGAA
The genomic region above belongs to Riemerella anatipestifer and contains:
- a CDS encoding TrkH family potassium uptake protein; its protein translation is MIINFKLLYIFSFIISTLGIVAFFGDFGFNQSKDSRMMFDGYYHFAIAIGLISTAARYYEKRTSVNRKAFIFDLATVIFTVVIFYFHFLSPLYGSLDRFFESRYWVIMAVVFTFIREFSDLKINFKRTILNPAQLFISSFIVIILMGAFLLTLPKATTHGISFLDALFTSTSAVCVTGLSVLNTGSDFTTFGKLIIIILIQIGGLGILTFASYFSYFFKGGTSYENQLALSDMTSSKKLGDVFSTLKNIILITFGIELFSGILIYTSVNSTLFTSEFQHIFFSIFHSVSAFCNAGFSTLDANLYDSAYKYNYYLHLVVIFTFVFGGLGFPIVVNIINYIKYKIAHISPFSEQKRRYRPWVLTLDSRITLVTTVSLTIVGTIIFYILEYHNTLAEHEGFGKFVTALFGATTPRTAGFNTINNASMSFPTIMVIFLLMWVGASPQSTGGGIKTNTFAIAFLNVLSLAKGKSKVEIFRREIADISIRRAFAIMTLSLMAIGLGVMLITFFDPDKNLLDISFECFSAYSTVGLSLGITASLSEASKMVLIGIMFVGRISMLSLAIAIVKKSKYKNYSYPKEEITIN
- a CDS encoding prephenate dehydrogenase, translated to MVVGLIGVGLIGGSMALKLKSKNTSIKICGTDNSTNHLNEALALGIIDEADDLENTVKKSDLIIIAIPVDATQKVLPKVLDLLDQHQTVMDTGSTKLGIVNAIKNHRNRNRFVASHPMWGTENSGPQSAQLESFSGRVAVLCDAEDSAKDAVEKVSEVYQLLEMNLVEMTSEQHDIHTAYISHISHITSYALANTVLEKEKEEDTIFQLASSGFSSTVRLAKSHPEMWVPIFKQNKENVLDVLNEHISQLRKFKAALEKENYDFLEELIKNANRIRGILK
- a CDS encoding alanine dehydrogenase; its protein translation is MSSTIFTPFKEEQLLPKEERLEIIKKGQRLFIGVPKETCLNEKRLCLTPDAVQVLTQSGHQVVVESGAGKGSFFTDLQYSEAGAIITNDPKEAFGQQLILKINPPTEEEIDYLKPSSFLISALQVNLQTPHYFKKLAERKITAIAFEFIKDEYQQLALVRLIGEIAGNVSILYASELLAQSNGLMLGGITGVRPTEVVVLGAGIVGEFATKTAIGLGANVRVFDNSLAKLRRLHNFINNRVSTSIIDPKELTKSLRRADIVIGALQRHNLPPVVTEEMVQLMKKGSVIIDLTIDYGKSIETAELTTQENPTIIKHEVVHSGIPNLTSKTPRTTTKAISNFFLSYLLQSDHEGGLETMLLKNTSSKDSIYMYKGRHTKKIICEKFGLNYHDINLLTF
- a CDS encoding DUF4258 domain-containing protein codes for the protein MRKLKFYLIGLIPGFIIVFFVLNQKGVSCSGYLPNSRVIAETLSKEFSYSEEFKTQMQSLNITESFLKDSLITHGEIDFQKSNAQKKPCPSYLLYYPKKNPMYEISFEKCEKEARFFNLKSLK
- the tsaE gene encoding tRNA (adenosine(37)-N6)-threonylcarbamoyltransferase complex ATPase subunit type 1 TsaE → MEFTISTIEEWQEVIRQILPQLKHPILLLKGNLGVGKTSFTQFLLKALGSTDEVSSPTYAIVNEYACPKGNIYHFDLYRMKSADEAFDIGIEEYLETGFLSIIEWPEIYETELEGLHYHEMKIENIDGERHIVFK